A stretch of the Miscanthus floridulus cultivar M001 unplaced genomic scaffold, ASM1932011v1 fs_18_2_3, whole genome shotgun sequence genome encodes the following:
- the LOC136530742 gene encoding anther-specific proline-rich protein APG-like: MSPAGEPRVQLTASARSGRASPRPAPAPSLPRPDPACPAPSAVRAPSAVRAPFAVRRPCVAVLATPSSPRRPRLAAPSSPRRAVPASPSSRAALLHAPVTPSVTTR, encoded by the exons ATGa GCCCGGCAGGAGAGCCGCGAGTGCAGCTCACGGCGTCGGCCCGCAGCGGCCGCGCCTCGCCCCGACCCGCCCCGGCGCCGTCGCTGCCCCGCCCCGATCCGGCGTGCCCCGCTCCGTCCGCCGTCCGCgcgccgtccgccgtccgcgcGCCGTTCGCCGTCCGCCGGCCCTGCGTCGCCGTCCTCGCCACGCCGTCCTCGCCTCGCCGTCCTCGCCTCGCCGCGCCGTCCTCGCCTCGCCGCGCCGTCCCCGCCTCGCCGTCCTCGCGCGCGGCTCTGCTCCACGCGCCGGTGACGCCGTCCGTGACGACGAggtag
- the LOC136530741 gene encoding extensin-like — translation MEAKMEERIATLHAQMMAQQMAYQQSLQQHYNTQMQNMASFFQSMQTPGASTPPPLPMFAPPPPPPEFFPVPALVAPGGTPVQSTGSNPSPGGPGHQMMSYPPPAPYPPYPTPRGPPPTYSWPPVRGEWQYAQAPQFGPRGFPWANPGGSGGGADDETGDGATS, via the exons atggaggccaagatggaggagaggatcgccacgttgcacgcgcagatgatggcgcaacagatggcttaccagcaaagcctgcaacagcactacaacactcagatgcagaacatggccagcttcttccagtccatgcagacgcccggggcgtctacaccgcctcctcttccaatgttcgctccaccgcctcctcctccagagttttTTCCTGTGCCTGCTCTTGTCGCTCCTGGAGGGACCCCG GTACAGTCGACGGGTTCGAACCCGTCTCCTGGAGGTCCCGGCCATCAGATGATGTCGTATCCACCACCTGCACCCTATCCACCGTATCCAACTCCGCGTGGTCCTCCTCCGACGTACTCGTGGCCGCCGGTGCGCGGAGAGTGGCAGTACGCGCAGGCGCCTCAGTTTGGTCCAAGGGGGTTTCCGTGGGCAAACCCTGGGGGCTCTGGGGGCGGAGCGGACGACGAGACCGGGGACGGCGCGACGAGCTAG
- the LOC136530744 gene encoding two-component response regulator ORR22-like, with translation MLLGAAARMEEKGAITGRQRDQFPVGMRVLAVDDDPVCLKVLETLLRRCQYHVTTTNQAITALKLLRENRDMFDLVISDVHMPDMDGFKLLELVGLEMDLPVIMLSVNGETKSVMKGITHGACDYLLKPVRVEELRNIWQHVVRRKFSKRERSNLDIYKDFNKLPSTDPCHSHNQIIAGACDQSGRISKKRKEMHSDEEDDGEENDFQESDEPSAAKKPRVVWSIELHRKFVAAVNQLGIDKAVPKRILELMNVEKLTRENVASHLQKYRLYLKRLSAVASQQASIVAAFGGRDPSFLHMGAFEGLQSYQPFAPCAALSSFSPHGLLGRTSAATFGVPELAPAMTVQTATNNGIISHCAGDANKFQLSGLQENQQANLGQGSTTSLGLPQLQQKWIQQETNDLSAFFSGSALANTLSGALQRVTSSPLPPQELLESAQTKVSAQPPITMPSVSSELVERTVGVSANLQDSSISQQGALPINDGFTADKLQLHDPFDSTGGTRFSVNMLVCPSGSITASSNTKGGASSCSTVLLAPDTGRHPNYLQFGVAGNSRHDMNEIKQDHLHQGLSTGSFNHNFGACMTEQTNPNVPYLMPQMKPNTMASEDKLKQRNIYDLGIPKLHGGFSSSSCNFDGLLNSMIKAEKDDLSFTDNDLGCDFFPLGACI, from the exons ATGCTTCTGGGCGCTGCTGCGAGGATGGAGGAGAAGGGGGCGATCACGGGGAGGCAGCGGGACCAGTTCCCCGTCGGCATGCGGGTCCTCGCCGTCGACGACGACCCCGTGTGCCTCAAGGTGCTCGAGACACTGCTGCGGCGCTGCCAGTATCATG TAACAACGACCAACCAGGCCATCACTGCGCTGAAGCTGCTAAGGGAGAACAGGGACATGTTTGATCTGGTTATCAGTGATGTGCACATGCCCGACATGGACGGATTCAAGCTCCTTGAGCTTGTAGGACTTGAGATGGACCTACCTGTCATCA TGTTATCAGTGAACGGGGAGACAAAATCTGTGATGAAGGGGATAACTCACGGCGCCTGTGACTATCTCCTAAAACCTGTTCGTGTCGAAGAGCTTAGGAACATATGGCAGCATGTTGTCAGGAGGAAGTTCAGTAAGCGCGAGCGCAGCAATCTTGACATCTATAAAGATTTCAACAAGTTACCAAGCACAGATCCATGCCACAGCCACAATCAGATCATTGCTGGGGCTTGTGACCAGAGTGGGAGGATCAGCAAGAAGAGGAAGGAAATGCATAGCGACgaggaagatgacggcgaggagAATGATTTCCAAGAAAGTGATGAACCCTCGGCGGCTAAGAAGCCAAGAGTTGTTTGGTCAATTGAACTGCATCGGAAATTTGTTGCGGCTGTCAACCAGCTTGGAATTGATA AAGCTGTACCGAAAAGAATTCTTGAGCTTATGAATGTGGAGAAACTCACCAGGGAAAATGTCGCGAGCCATCTACAG AAATACAGGCTCTATCTCAAACGGTTAAGTGCTGTGGCATCACAACAAGCTAGCATTGTTGCCGCTTTTGGAGGTAGAGATCCCTCATTTCTTCACATGGGAGCCTTTGAAGGCCTTCAGAGTTATCAACCTTTTGCCCCCTGTGCTGCTCTATCATCCTTCAGCCCACACGGCTTGCTAGGTAGAACTAGCGCCGCAACATTCGGGGTCCCAGAACTTGCTCCTGCCATGACAGTTCAAACTGCTACCAACAATGGCATAATAAGCCACTGTGCTGGTGATGCAAACAAATTTCAACTCTCTGGTTTACAAGAAAACCAACAAGCAAATTTGGGACAAGGCTCGACCACATCTCTTGGGCTTCCCCAACTCCAACAGAAGTGGATCCAGCAAGAAACTAATGACTTGTCTGCTTTTTTTTCTGGAAGTGCACTGGCTAACACTCTGTCTGGTGCACTCCAGAGAGTTACAAGCAGTCCATTGCCACCACAAGAACTTTTGGAGAGTGCACAAACCAAAGTTAGTGCCCAGCCACCAATAACAATGCCATCTGTGAGTTCAGAACTTGTTGAAAGGACTGTTGGAGTATCGGCTAATTTGCAGGACTCTAGTATATCCCAGCAGGGTGCTCTTCCAATAAATGATGGATTTACTGCTGACAAGTTACAGTTGCACGATCCATTTGATAGCACTGGTGGAACAAGATTTTCAGTAAACATGCTTGTTTGTCCTTCTGGTAGCATTACAGCATCCAGCAATACCAAGGGTGGTGCTAGTTCTTGCAGTACAGTGCTGCTCGCTCCTGATACTGGGAGACATCCAAACTACTTGCAGTTTGGAGTTGCAGGCAACTCTagacatgacatgaatgaaattaAACAGGACCATCTACATCAAGGATTGAGCACTGGAAGTTTCAACCATAATTTTGGAGCCTGTATGACTGAACAGACAAATCCAAATGTGCCATATCTTATGCCACAAATGAAGCCTAACACCATGGCATCAGAAGATAAACTGAAGCAGAGGAATATTTATGATTTGGGGATTCCAAAGCTCCATGGTGGTTTTAGCTCTAGTAGCTGCAATTTTGATGGTCTTCTCAATTCCATGATCAAAGCG GAGAAGGATGATCTCTCATTCACGGATAACGACTTGGGGTGCGACTTCTTTCCACTTGGTGCTTGCATATGA
- the LOC136530743 gene encoding probable histidine kinase 2, with translation MLFFSAPVGGGDAGGVVSAAVSVHDVFEAAASRIGVQDGLDVYYAVGDDKDDFASSATANYEPLLLGYQHRTADDTAEDTLTFSELKCAASTIDDTAPELGQLVSGGPKHNRYKATCAMLDVSGVQVVLVTPSSSSSFPQALRLVLRPPVQGHMLQALCIAVIVFACALLVVGVVSCAFAVRALRRAAAREMALNADLVRQKEALRQAERKSMNKSNAFASASHDIRSALAAIAGLVDMSRPEAQTLPAPGIVENLDQMGICTNKLFDILNSILDTSKVESGKMQLEEAEFSMADVLQESVDMANVTGVRRGVEVIWDPCDFSVLRCAAVLGDSKRLKQILDNLLGNALKFTDEGHVVLRGWATRPIAGSGVSAPSRFARGSGGSLARLFRGRQDPGGQDHVQNDPNLVEFYFEVVDTGIGIPKEKRLSVFENYVQVNNGQGGTGLGLGIVQSFVRLMGGEISVKDKEPGERGTCFAFNVLLKMSEVQQPQDIEEGPSAGTLNGSNFRASAFQEASSFKGVHCVLYVHGSETRRILQTWMESIAVKVWLVRQAEFISSTLEKVQSNSMATAAADCSGGDRCFSSKEMVNQLRNSTGPRRASLGGIPSGILVVIDVSGGGLEEICQEMAKLARNKQQAPCKVVLLEDIKTPSSDLRRLKEQGCDLVLRKPVHGSRLFTLLMTLRDLQDSDAQAQSSQFGPEIAGNNSQQQGLPDVVVPCVHEAAASTEASCLVQEQKPEDDKPLAGMQILLAEDTVVLQTIQRKILNQLGATVTVAEDGAVAVNLLKEALEQANVSEEDIVPLPYHVVFMDCQMPNMDGYEATKLIREEEQSYGVHTPIIALTAADTEEDLQKAIDAGMDLHLTKPILRQKIVEAVRSVCKRGN, from the exons ATGCTCTTCTTCTCCGCGCccgtcggcggcggcgacgccggCGGCGTGGTCTCGGCAGCAGTCTCTGTCCACGACGTCTTCGAGGCCGCCGCCTCACGCATCGGCGTCCAGGACGGCCTGGACGTGTACTACGCGGTCGGCGACGACAAGGACGACTTCGCGTCATCAGCGACCGCCAACTACGAACCTCTGCTGCTTGGCTATCAGCACCGCACCGCCGACGACACGGCGGAGGACACGCTCACGTTCTCCGAGCTGAAGTGCGCCGCCTCCACCATTGACGACACCGCGCCCGAGCTCGGCCAGCTCGTCTCCGGGGGCCCCAAGCACAACCGGTACAAAGCCACGTGCGCCATGCTCGACGTCTCCGGAGTACAAGTGGTAC TCGTGAcgccgtcgtcctcgtcctcgttccCGCAGGCGCTCCGGCTGGTACTCCGGCCCCCGGTCCAGGGCCACATGCTCCAGGCGCTGTGCATCGCCGTGATCGTCTTCGCGTGCGCCCTGCTGGTGGTAGGCGTGGTGTCCTGCGCCTTCGCGGTGCGTGCgctgcggcgggcggcggcgcgggagaTGGCGCTGAACGCCGACCTCGTCCGGCAGAAGGAGGCGCTGCGGCAGGCGGAGCGCAAGAGCATGAACAAGAGCAATGCCTTCGCCAGCGCCAGCCACGACATCCGGTCCGCGCTGGCCGCCATCGCCGGCCTCGTGGACATGTCCCGTCCAGAGGCGCAGACGCTCCCCGCCCCAGGCATCGTGGAAAACCTCGACCAGATGGGCATCTGCACCAACAAGCTGTTCG ATATACTGAACTCGATCCTAGACACAAGCAAGGTGGAGTCGGGGAAGATGCAACTGGAGGAAGCCGAGTTCAGCATGGCCGATGTCCTGCAGGAGTCGGTGGACATGGCCAACGTGACGGGCGTCCGGCGAGGAGTGGAGGTGATCTGGGACCCCTGCGACTTCTCGGTCCTGCGATGCGCGGCCGTCCTCGGGGACAGCAAGCGCCTCAAGCAGATCCTGGACAACCTGCTCGGCAACGCGCTCAAGTTCACCGACGAAGGCCACGTCGTCCTCCGGGGCTGGGCGACCCGGCCGATCGCCGGGAGCGGCGTCAGCGCTCCGTCAAGGTTTGCGCGCGGCAGCGGCGGTTCATTGGCACGTTTGTTCAGAGGAAGGCAGGATCCTGGTGGCCAGGATCATGTGCAGAATGACCCCAATCTGGTAGAGTTTTACTTTGAAGTGGTTGACACCGGCATTGGGATCCCCAAGGAGAAGAGGCTGTCTGTGTTTGAGAACTATGTTCAGGTGAACAATGGCCAAGGCGGCACAGGCTTGGGGCTCGGAATCGTGCAGTCCTTT GTACGCTTGATGGGAGGAGAGATTAGCGTCAAGGACAAAGAGCCCGGGGAAAGGGGAACATGCTTCGCGTTCAACGTGCTGCTGAAGATGAGCGAGGTGCAACAGCCTCAAGACATAGAAGAAGGACCATCAGCAGGCACACTGAACGGCTCCAATTTCAGAGCCTCAGCGTTTCAAGAAGCCAGCAGCTTCAAGGGCGTGCACTGCGTTCTCTACGTTCATGGGTCTGAAACCAGGAGGATCCTGCAGACATGGATGGAGAGCATTGCAGTCAAAGTCTGGCTGGTCCGGCAAGCCGAGTTCATCAGCTCCACGCTGGAGAAGGTGCAGAGCAATAGCATGGCCACCGCTGCCGCTGACTGCAGCGGCGGCGACCGGTGCTTCAGCTCCAAGGAGATGGTGAACCAGTTGAGGAACAGCACTGGTCCCAGGAGAGCCAGCCTTGGGGGGATTCCTTCTGGTATCCTTGTTGTCATCGACGTGTCCGGTGGTGGATTGGAAGAAATTTGCCAGGAGATGGCCAAACTTGCCAGGAACAAGCAACAGGCTCCATGCAAAGTTGTTCTGCTGGAGGATATCAAGACCCCTTCCAGTGATCTGAGGAGGCTCAAGGAGCAGGGCTGCGATCTCGTCCTGCGAAAGCCGGTGCATGGGTCTCGCCTGTTCACTCTCCTTATGACCCTGAGAGACCTCCAGGATTCAGATGCACAAGCACAGTCTTCTCAATTTGGTCCTGAAATTGCTGGGAACAACAGCCAGCAGCAAGGTTTGCCAGATGTTGTTGTTCCTTGTGTGCACGAAGCTGCTGCATCAACTGAAGCTTCATGCTTGGTTCAGGAACAGAAGCCTGAAGATGATAAGCCTCTTGCTGGGATGCAGATCTTGCTAGCTGAAGACACTGTAGTGCTGCAAACAATCCAAAGGAAAATCCTGAACCAGCTTGGAGCAACTGTCACAGTAGCTGAAGATGGAGCCGTGGCTGTGAACTTGCTCAAAGAAGCTCTTGAGCAGGCCAATGTGTCAGAAGAGGATATAGTGCCCTTGCCCTACCATGTCGTCTTCATGGATTGCCAG ATGCCCAATATGGATGGCTATGAAGCGACCAAACTCATCCGCGAGGAAGAACAAAGCTACGGAGTTCACACTCCGATCATCGCATTGACCGCGGCTGACACGGAGGAGGATCTGCAGAAGGCCATCGATGCCGGGATGGATCTGCACCTGACAAAGCCAATATTACGGCAAAAGATAGTGGAAGCTGTTCGCAGTGTTTGCAAACGTGGGAATTGA